Proteins encoded within one genomic window of uncultured Sphingopyxis sp.:
- a CDS encoding endonuclease domain-containing protein, translating into MRSEPTDAERALWQLLRAKRFVGYKFKRQVPIDRYIVDFVCFADRLIIEADGSQHAESDYDAERDAYLARQGFRVLRFWNNDILTNTEGVGEAIWAALQDETSTPSPQPLSRKGRGAFEGAHNG; encoded by the coding sequence ATGCGATCGGAACCCACCGACGCAGAACGGGCGCTCTGGCAACTTCTCCGGGCCAAACGGTTCGTCGGATATAAATTCAAGCGCCAGGTGCCGATCGACCGCTACATTGTGGACTTCGTCTGTTTTGCGGATCGTCTGATCATCGAGGCAGATGGTTCGCAACATGCAGAAAGCGATTATGACGCGGAACGCGACGCCTACCTTGCCAGACAGGGCTTTCGCGTCCTTCGTTTCTGGAACAACGACATTCTAACCAACACCGAGGGTGTAGGCGAAGCCATCTGGGCGGCGCTTCAGGACGAGACGTCCACCCCCTCTCCCCAACCCCTCTCCCGCAAGGGGAGAGGGGCTTTTGAAGGAGCCCATAATGGCTGA
- the lpdA gene encoding dihydrolipoyl dehydrogenase: MADTNYDLIVLGSGPGGYVAAIRAAQLGLKTAIVERENLGGICLNWGCIPTKALLRSAEIYHYMQHAGDYGLIAQQISADIDAVVKRSRGVAKQLSQGVAFLMKKHKITVHMGEGKLTAPGKLEVKGEKGSETLTAKNIIVATGARARDLPFAPADGKRIWTYRHALVPPEMPKKLLVIGSGAIGIEFASFYSDMGAEVTVVEMLDRLVPVEDADVSAFLEKALKKQGMTIHTGAGVEELKATANGVSAKIKGKDGKVESAEFSHAIVAIGIVPNTENIGLETLGVKTTKGHIDTDAMCRTNVPGIWAIGDVTAPPWLAHKAMHESIIAVEAIAGNHPHAMDPRNIPGCTYCRPQIASVGLTEAKAKELGYEVKAGTFPFIGNGKAIALGEAEGFTKTVFDAKTGELLGAHMIGAEVTELIQGYTIGKTAELVEDDFIGTVFPHPTLSETMHEGVLAAFGRPLHI; encoded by the coding sequence ATGGCTGACACCAACTACGACCTCATCGTTCTCGGTTCGGGGCCCGGCGGCTATGTCGCGGCGATCCGCGCGGCGCAGCTCGGGCTCAAGACTGCAATCGTCGAGCGCGAGAATCTCGGCGGCATCTGCCTCAACTGGGGGTGCATCCCGACGAAGGCGCTGCTGCGTTCGGCCGAAATCTATCACTACATGCAGCACGCGGGCGACTATGGCCTGATCGCCCAGCAGATCAGCGCTGACATCGACGCGGTGGTGAAGCGCAGCCGCGGCGTCGCCAAGCAACTCAGCCAGGGCGTCGCCTTCCTGATGAAGAAGCACAAGATCACCGTCCATATGGGCGAGGGCAAGCTGACCGCGCCGGGCAAGCTCGAAGTGAAGGGCGAGAAAGGCAGCGAAACCCTCACCGCGAAGAACATCATCGTCGCGACCGGCGCGCGCGCCCGCGATCTGCCGTTCGCGCCCGCCGACGGCAAGCGCATCTGGACCTATCGCCACGCGCTCGTCCCGCCCGAAATGCCGAAGAAGCTGCTCGTCATCGGCTCGGGCGCGATCGGGATCGAATTCGCGAGCTTCTACAGCGACATGGGCGCCGAAGTGACCGTCGTCGAAATGCTCGACCGCCTCGTCCCCGTCGAGGATGCCGACGTCTCGGCCTTCCTCGAAAAGGCGCTCAAGAAACAGGGCATGACGATCCACACCGGCGCGGGCGTCGAGGAACTGAAGGCCACCGCCAACGGCGTCTCGGCGAAGATCAAGGGCAAGGACGGCAAGGTCGAAAGCGCCGAGTTCAGCCACGCGATCGTGGCAATCGGCATCGTTCCGAACACCGAAAATATCGGTCTCGAAACGCTCGGCGTGAAGACGACCAAGGGCCATATCGACACCGACGCGATGTGCCGCACCAATGTGCCCGGCATCTGGGCGATCGGCGACGTCACCGCGCCGCCGTGGCTCGCGCACAAGGCGATGCACGAATCGATCATCGCGGTCGAGGCGATCGCGGGCAATCATCCGCACGCGATGGACCCGCGCAACATCCCGGGCTGCACCTATTGCCGCCCGCAGATCGCCAGCGTCGGGCTGACCGAGGCGAAGGCGAAGGAGCTCGGTTACGAGGTGAAGGCCGGCACCTTCCCGTTCATCGGCAACGGCAAGGCGATCGCGCTGGGCGAGGCCGAGGGTTTTACCAAGACCGTGTTCGACGCCAAGACCGGCGAACTGCTCGGCGCGCACATGATCGGCGCCGAGGTCACCGAGCTGATTCAGGGCTATACGATCGGCAAGACCGCCGAACTGGTCGAGGATGATTTCATCGGCACCGTCTTCCCGCATCCGACCTTGAGCGAGACGATGCACGAAGGCGTGCTCGCGGCGTTCGGGCGGCCGCTGCATATTTAG
- a CDS encoding phosphatase PAP2 family protein: MIIQAKRLPVIAAALLLAVILLGLAIGAGWTETADRQISHLLSLRVDESDPAFIAFMQAASWIGGGVPRWIIVILLCGLVWHWCGPRCAIALGGASLLSNLASSLLKLGFGRARPDLIDHLDHQTSFSYPSGHATSAAAVYLLLAWLAPPRWRPFAWALAAAMIVLNGFSRIMLGVHWASDIAGGTMLGAAFAMLGAWWTDRHRIPA, encoded by the coding sequence ATGATAATCCAAGCCAAGCGACTGCCCGTCATCGCAGCCGCACTCCTCCTCGCCGTGATCCTCCTCGGCCTCGCCATCGGTGCCGGCTGGACCGAGACCGCCGACCGGCAAATCTCGCACCTGCTTTCGCTGCGCGTCGACGAAAGCGACCCCGCCTTCATCGCCTTCATGCAGGCCGCGAGCTGGATCGGCGGCGGCGTTCCGCGCTGGATCATCGTCATCCTGCTTTGCGGTCTCGTCTGGCACTGGTGCGGCCCGCGCTGCGCCATCGCGCTCGGCGGCGCATCGCTCCTCTCGAACCTCGCCTCCAGCCTGCTCAAGCTCGGCTTCGGCCGCGCACGGCCCGACCTCATCGACCATCTCGACCACCAGACGAGCTTTTCCTACCCGAGCGGCCACGCGACCAGCGCCGCGGCCGTCTACCTACTCCTCGCCTGGCTCGCGCCGCCGCGCTGGCGGCCTTTCGCCTGGGCGCTCGCAGCGGCGATGATCGTCCTCAACGGCTTTTCGCGCATCATGCTCGGCGTCCATTGGGCGAGCGACATCGCCGGGGGCACGATGCTGGGCGCGGCGTTCGCGATGCTCGGCGCCTGGTGGACCGACCGGCACAGGATCCCGGCCTGA
- a CDS encoding amidohydrolase family protein, whose product MAQDGTGQTVITAARYIDVLTGKTVEFPAIFVGADGRIASIADARTVRWGSEVKHIDLGDKTLLPGLIDMHVHLDGPADIGGYRGLEFTDSFWGMTAVKNANDMLNAGFTTVRNLGSSDRNDIGLKQAIDAGYATGPRIVPAGYALGATGGHCDSTYLPPSLEKKDGKEEGIGDTPDELRYQVRRQRKYGAEVIKVCATGGVFSRNTEPGQLQVSQKELAAIADEAHQWGLRVAAHAHGTTGIKAAIAAGIDTIEHVSLVDDEGIRLAMARERPVWFSMDIFNTEYTQAEGAKNGVLEDNLRKDREIAQIQRDNFRKAVKAGVRMVFGSDAGVMPHGDVGGQFRVMVEYGMTPMQAIRAATKNAAEALGREKDVGAIAVGRYADIVAVDGDPLVNVRELESVDAVVKGGVLVRGN is encoded by the coding sequence ATGGCACAGGACGGCACCGGCCAGACCGTCATCACCGCCGCGCGCTATATCGATGTGCTGACCGGCAAGACGGTCGAGTTTCCGGCCATCTTCGTCGGCGCCGACGGTCGCATCGCGAGCATCGCCGACGCGCGCACGGTGCGCTGGGGATCGGAGGTCAAGCATATCGACCTTGGGGACAAGACATTGCTGCCGGGCCTGATCGACATGCACGTCCATCTCGACGGCCCCGCCGACATCGGCGGCTATCGCGGCCTCGAATTCACCGACAGCTTCTGGGGCATGACCGCGGTCAAAAATGCCAACGACATGCTCAACGCCGGTTTCACGACCGTGCGCAATCTGGGGTCGAGCGACCGCAACGACATCGGGCTCAAGCAGGCGATCGACGCCGGCTATGCGACGGGCCCGCGCATCGTGCCTGCGGGCTATGCGCTCGGCGCCACCGGCGGGCATTGCGACAGCACCTATCTGCCGCCCAGCCTCGAGAAGAAGGACGGCAAGGAAGAGGGGATCGGCGACACGCCCGATGAACTGCGCTATCAGGTCCGCCGCCAGCGCAAATATGGCGCCGAGGTGATCAAGGTCTGCGCGACCGGCGGGGTCTTCTCGCGCAACACCGAACCGGGCCAGTTGCAGGTGTCCCAAAAGGAACTCGCCGCGATCGCCGACGAGGCGCATCAGTGGGGCCTGCGCGTCGCGGCGCACGCCCACGGCACGACGGGCATCAAGGCCGCCATCGCGGCGGGGATCGACACGATCGAGCATGTCAGCCTGGTCGATGACGAGGGCATCCGCTTGGCGATGGCGCGCGAGCGACCGGTGTGGTTCTCGATGGACATCTTCAACACCGAATATACGCAAGCCGAAGGCGCGAAGAATGGCGTGCTCGAGGATAATCTGCGCAAGGATCGCGAGATCGCGCAGATCCAGCGCGACAATTTCCGCAAGGCCGTGAAGGCAGGCGTGCGGATGGTGTTCGGTTCGGACGCAGGGGTGATGCCGCACGGCGACGTCGGCGGGCAGTTTCGCGTGATGGTCGAATATGGGATGACGCCGATGCAGGCGATCCGGGCCGCGACGAAGAACGCCGCCGAGGCGCTTGGCCGCGAGAAGGACGTCGGCGCGATCGCGGTCGGCCGCTATGCCGACATCGTCGCGGTCGACGGCGACCCGCTGGTGAATGTTCGCGAACTGGAGAGCGTCGATGCGGTGGTGAAGGGCGGGGTGCTGGTGCGAGGGAACTGA
- a CDS encoding tyrosine-protein phosphatase produces the protein MTMLAERVLPLSGIHNFRDYGGYAVDGNGRLRDGMLWRSAHHEAATDEDLTALDALGLETVVDLRGDDERELHPCRRSDNFSARVLFAGGVTAGLAPHLQAAGGTIDVATARERMIDTYAGMPYRPALVATLRLYLAALSEYDAPSLVHCVAGKDRTGFAVAIVHRLLGVHEDDLMHDYLLTNTAGKIEERIAQGAAHIRSRYGAEIHDDAIRALMSVNPSYIDAALATVRRDHGDIPTYAEAVLNFTPEMREAMIDRLVV, from the coding sequence ATGACCATGCTCGCCGAGCGTGTCCTGCCGCTGTCCGGCATCCACAATTTCCGCGACTATGGGGGCTATGCCGTCGATGGCAACGGGCGGCTGCGCGACGGGATGCTGTGGCGCTCGGCGCATCACGAGGCGGCGACCGACGAGGATCTGACCGCGCTCGACGCGCTGGGGCTCGAGACGGTCGTCGACCTGCGCGGCGACGACGAGCGCGAGCTGCACCCGTGCCGGCGGTCGGACAATTTCTCGGCGCGCGTGCTCTTCGCGGGCGGCGTGACCGCGGGCCTCGCGCCGCATCTGCAGGCGGCGGGCGGTACGATCGATGTCGCGACGGCGCGCGAGCGGATGATCGATACCTATGCCGGCATGCCCTACCGCCCCGCGCTCGTCGCGACGCTGCGGCTCTATCTCGCGGCGCTTTCCGAATATGATGCGCCGAGTCTCGTCCACTGCGTTGCGGGCAAGGACCGGACGGGCTTTGCGGTCGCGATCGTCCACCGGTTGCTCGGCGTCCATGAAGACGATCTGATGCACGATTATCTGCTCACCAACACCGCGGGCAAGATCGAGGAACGCATCGCGCAGGGCGCCGCGCATATCCGCTCGCGCTATGGCGCCGAAATCCACGACGACGCGATCCGCGCGCTGATGTCGGTCAATCCCTCCTATATCGACGCCGCGCTCGCGACGGTGCGGCGCGACCATGGCGACATTCCGACCTATGCCGAAGCGGTGCTGAACTTCACCCCCGAGATGCGCGAGGCGATGATCGACCGGCTGGTGGTGTAG
- a CDS encoding crotonase/enoyl-CoA hydratase family protein has product MSDFGGEFLSVERRGKIAILTMIKPESMNAIGTHEDCRDIIDTLRTLGDDRSVSAIILTGSGKAFSAGGNLKGMQDRTGIGVLDQPDSTRANYRKGVQAVIRALMDCEVPMIAAVNGHAIGLGADLACTCDIRIAAESAKFACSFIKVGIVPGDGGAWLLQKILGYPRAAELFLTGDRFDAAQAKEYGLVTDVVPDAELLDRAIAIAERIVCNPPRALRLTKRLLREAQHSRMSDILELSAAYQAIVHETADNREAINAFVEKRPPMFTGE; this is encoded by the coding sequence ATGAGCGATTTTGGGGGCGAATTTTTGAGTGTCGAGCGGCGGGGCAAGATCGCGATCCTGACGATGATCAAGCCCGAGAGCATGAATGCGATCGGCACCCACGAAGACTGCCGGGACATCATCGACACGCTGCGCACCCTCGGCGACGACCGTAGCGTCAGCGCGATCATCCTGACCGGCAGCGGCAAGGCGTTCAGCGCCGGCGGGAACCTCAAAGGCATGCAGGACCGCACCGGCATCGGCGTGCTCGACCAGCCCGATTCCACCCGCGCCAATTACCGCAAGGGCGTCCAGGCGGTAATCCGCGCGCTGATGGATTGCGAGGTGCCGATGATCGCCGCGGTGAACGGCCATGCGATCGGGCTCGGCGCCGACCTCGCCTGCACCTGCGACATCCGCATCGCCGCCGAGAGCGCCAAATTTGCGTGCAGCTTCATCAAGGTCGGGATCGTCCCTGGCGATGGCGGCGCCTGGCTGTTGCAAAAGATACTCGGCTACCCGCGCGCCGCCGAGCTGTTCCTGACCGGCGACCGCTTTGACGCGGCACAGGCAAAGGAATATGGTCTGGTCACGGACGTCGTGCCCGACGCGGAGCTGCTCGACCGGGCGATCGCCATTGCCGAGCGGATCGTCTGCAACCCGCCCCGCGCGCTGCGTCTGACCAAGCGTCTGCTGCGCGAGGCGCAGCACAGCCGGATGAGCGATATTTTGGAATTGAGCGCAGCCTATCAGGCGATCGTCCATGAAACCGCGGATAACCGCGAGGCGATCAACGCGTTCGTCGAAAAGCGTCCCCCTATGTTTACAGGAGAATGA
- a CDS encoding acyl-CoA dehydrogenase family protein — translation MQGFALYPFDPPGDVAALRADLRAWLAVNQPAGDVVARANCWASFDADFSRALGAAGYVGMTLPARYGGGDRHPLERYVVIEELLAAGAPVGAHWIADRQTGPLILRYGSEEQRERYLPGIAKGELYACIGLSEPGAGSDLAAVRTSARETAEGWRINGQKIWTTGAHFSHIMLALVRTEEGSERNAGLSQLLIDLDTPGITIRPIIDMAGHHDFNEVFFDDVLVPHGALVGERGQGWKQVTAELGLERSGPERYLSSHALLVALIDAAGADPDPAVAGLIGELTAEMWTLRQLSMSTAAKLASGEDPMVEASVVKELGNGFEQDMPRRVQAIVDCGWDDPDDLARLLRALLIASPSFSLRGGTREVIRGIVARGLGLR, via the coding sequence ATGCAAGGCTTTGCGCTCTATCCTTTCGATCCGCCCGGCGACGTTGCCGCACTGCGCGCCGATTTGCGGGCCTGGCTTGCGGTGAATCAGCCGGCGGGCGACGTCGTCGCGAGGGCGAATTGCTGGGCGAGCTTCGATGCGGATTTCAGCCGGGCGCTCGGCGCCGCGGGTTATGTCGGCATGACGCTTCCGGCGCGTTACGGGGGCGGCGATCGCCACCCGCTCGAACGCTATGTCGTGATCGAGGAATTGCTCGCGGCGGGGGCACCGGTGGGCGCGCACTGGATCGCCGACCGCCAGACCGGTCCGCTGATCCTGCGCTATGGCAGCGAGGAACAGCGCGAGCGCTATCTGCCCGGCATTGCGAAGGGCGAGCTCTACGCCTGCATCGGCCTGTCCGAACCGGGCGCCGGGTCGGATCTTGCCGCCGTGCGGACGTCGGCGCGCGAAACCGCTGAAGGCTGGCGCATCAACGGTCAGAAGATATGGACCACCGGCGCGCATTTCTCCCACATCATGCTCGCGCTCGTCCGTACCGAGGAAGGCAGCGAACGCAACGCCGGGCTCAGCCAGCTGCTGATCGACCTCGACACGCCCGGCATCACGATCCGCCCGATCATCGACATGGCGGGGCATCATGATTTCAACGAAGTCTTTTTCGATGACGTGCTGGTGCCGCACGGCGCCTTGGTCGGCGAGCGCGGGCAGGGATGGAAGCAGGTCACCGCCGAACTCGGCCTCGAGCGGTCGGGGCCCGAACGTTATCTGTCGAGCCACGCGCTGCTGGTCGCATTGATCGACGCGGCGGGGGCCGACCCCGATCCGGCAGTCGCGGGCCTGATCGGCGAGCTCACCGCCGAAATGTGGACGCTGCGCCAGCTGTCGATGTCGACCGCGGCGAAGCTCGCGTCGGGCGAGGATCCCATGGTCGAGGCGTCGGTGGTGAAGGAGCTGGGCAATGGCTTCGAACAGGATATGCCGCGCCGCGTGCAGGCGATCGTCGATTGCGGTTGGGACGACCCCGACGACCTCGCGAGATTGCTTCGCGCTTTGCTCATCGCATCGCCGAGCTTCTCGCTGCGCGGCGGGACGCGGGAGGTGATCCGGGGGATCGTCGCACGCGGGCTGGGCCTCCGGTGA
- a CDS encoding acyl-CoA dehydrogenase family protein encodes MLCYTARAVFAEAAAAGMAPVEEAGFDLLLVPEEDGGFGGDWGDVNVVLQIAGVMAPELPIAELTVGEALQPAATVSLMAGAMGRALALSIDHVNTRQQFGRPLGKFQAVQQSLAIMACEVRAVDAAAAALAARLDMVDRDPSAADFEIAAAKLRANRAVGVVTAIAHQVHGAIGFTEEYDLHRVTIPLMRWRGAYGNDAYWAARLGRQVAGFGGRGLWEAMTARG; translated from the coding sequence ATGTTGTGCTATACTGCAAGGGCGGTGTTCGCCGAGGCCGCGGCCGCCGGAATGGCACCGGTCGAGGAGGCTGGTTTCGACCTGCTGCTCGTCCCCGAAGAGGATGGCGGCTTCGGCGGCGACTGGGGCGACGTGAATGTCGTGCTGCAAATCGCGGGCGTGATGGCCCCCGAGCTCCCAATTGCCGAACTGACCGTCGGCGAGGCGCTCCAGCCCGCGGCGACCGTCAGCCTGATGGCGGGTGCGATGGGGCGGGCGCTCGCGCTCTCGATCGACCATGTCAACACGCGCCAGCAATTCGGTCGCCCGCTCGGCAAGTTCCAGGCGGTCCAGCAATCGCTCGCGATCATGGCGTGCGAGGTGCGCGCGGTCGATGCCGCCGCGGCGGCGCTGGCGGCGCGTCTCGACATGGTGGACCGCGATCCGTCCGCCGCCGACTTCGAAATCGCGGCGGCAAAGCTGCGCGCCAATCGCGCGGTCGGTGTCGTCACTGCCATCGCGCATCAGGTGCATGGCGCGATCGGCTTCACCGAGGAATATGACCTCCACCGCGTGACGATCCCGCTGATGCGCTGGCGCGGCGCGTACGGGAACGACGCCTATTGGGCGGCACGGCTGGGCCGTCAGGTCGCCGGTTTCGGCGGGCGCGGCCTGTGGGAAGCGATGACCGCGCGGGGGTAG
- a CDS encoding CaiB/BaiF CoA-transferase family protein, with the protein MAGPLKGIRIIEFAGIGPGPFCGMMLADHGAEVIRIDRPGGFMDPRDPLSRNRTSIALDMKNPEAVRIARELCKSADGIIEGYRPGVMERLGLGPDVLLADNPKLVYGRMTGWGQFGPYAQAAGHDINYISLSGVLHGIGRAGEKPVPPVNYVGDFGGGGMMLAFGMSSALVHAARTGEGQVIDCAMTDGSALLAGMTWGFLASGRLKDEAGVNMLDGAAHFYDSYVCADGKFISIGSIEPQFYALLREKTGLTDDPDFDAQMDPSKWGALKEKLTALFRTKTRDEWCAIMEMTDVCFAPILSLGEAPQHPHNVARETFLTVGGAIQPAPAPRYSATVNDTPRAAPTVGADGDAVLAGLGYDAQKIAALRDGGAVR; encoded by the coding sequence ATGGCCGGGCCGCTGAAGGGCATCAGGATCATCGAATTTGCCGGCATCGGTCCCGGCCCCTTCTGCGGCATGATGCTCGCCGACCATGGCGCCGAGGTGATCCGCATCGATCGCCCCGGCGGCTTCATGGATCCGCGCGACCCGCTGAGCCGCAACCGCACCTCGATCGCGCTCGATATGAAGAACCCGGAAGCAGTGCGGATCGCGCGCGAACTGTGCAAGAGCGCCGACGGCATCATCGAGGGCTATCGCCCGGGCGTGATGGAGCGGCTCGGGCTCGGTCCCGACGTGCTGCTCGCCGACAATCCGAAGCTCGTTTACGGCCGCATGACCGGCTGGGGCCAGTTCGGCCCCTATGCGCAAGCGGCGGGACACGACATCAACTATATCTCGCTTTCGGGGGTGCTTCACGGCATCGGCCGCGCGGGCGAGAAGCCGGTGCCGCCGGTCAATTATGTCGGCGATTTCGGCGGCGGCGGCATGATGCTCGCTTTCGGCATGTCGAGCGCGCTCGTCCATGCCGCGCGCACCGGCGAGGGTCAGGTGATCGACTGCGCGATGACCGATGGCTCGGCGCTGCTCGCGGGCATGACCTGGGGCTTCCTCGCCTCGGGGCGGCTCAAGGACGAGGCGGGCGTCAACATGCTCGACGGCGCCGCGCATTTTTACGACAGCTATGTCTGCGCCGACGGCAAGTTCATCTCGATCGGGTCGATCGAGCCGCAATTCTATGCACTGCTCCGCGAAAAGACCGGGCTGACCGACGACCCCGATTTCGACGCGCAGATGGACCCGTCGAAATGGGGGGCGCTCAAGGAAAAGCTGACCGCCCTGTTCAGGACCAAAACCCGCGACGAATGGTGCGCGATCATGGAAATGACCGACGTCTGTTTCGCGCCGATCCTGTCGCTGGGCGAAGCGCCGCAGCATCCCCACAATGTCGCGCGCGAGACCTTCCTGACCGTCGGCGGCGCGATCCAGCCCGCCCCGGCGCCGCGCTATTCGGCAACGGTCAACGACACGCCGCGCGCGGCGCCCACGGTCGGCGCCGATGGCGACGCGGTGCTGGCGGGTCTCGGCTACGACGCGCAGAAGATCGCGGCTCTGCGCGACGGTGGCGCTGTGCGGTAG
- a CDS encoding acetyl-CoA C-acetyltransferase, with translation MAEAYIIDAVRTPRGIGKPGKGALSHLHPQHLAATVLAAIRDRNNLDTATVDDIVWSTSSQNGKQGGDLGRMAALSAGYDTKASGTTLDRFCGGGISSVNFAAASVMSGMEDCVIAGGTEMMSYTTAYAAEQANAGLPPRLMGSGHEALDELHPQSHQGICGDAIATIEGISREALDALALVSQQRADKAIKEGRFAKSVVPVLNPDGSVALDREEFPRPETTAEGLAALKPSFAGLADFDMGGGFTFRKQINRRYPDLEIQHFHHAGNSSGVVDGAAAILLTSKDYAEKNGLKPRARVVAYANIGDDPTLMLNAPVPAAKKVLEKAGLKKEDIDVWEINEAFSVVAEKFIRDLDLPREKVNINGGAMALGHPIGATGSILIGTALDELERSGGRYGLVTMCAAGGMAPAIIIERI, from the coding sequence ATGGCCGAAGCCTATATCATCGACGCCGTCCGCACCCCGCGCGGGATCGGCAAGCCCGGCAAGGGCGCGCTGTCGCACCTGCACCCGCAGCATCTCGCCGCGACCGTCCTCGCCGCGATCCGCGACCGTAACAACCTCGACACCGCGACCGTCGACGACATCGTCTGGTCGACGTCGAGCCAGAACGGCAAGCAGGGCGGCGACCTCGGCCGCATGGCCGCGCTGTCGGCGGGTTACGACACCAAGGCCAGCGGCACGACGCTCGATCGTTTCTGCGGCGGCGGCATCAGCAGCGTGAATTTCGCTGCGGCGAGCGTGATGAGCGGCATGGAAGATTGCGTCATCGCGGGCGGCACCGAGATGATGAGCTATACCACCGCCTATGCCGCCGAACAGGCAAATGCCGGCCTGCCGCCGCGCCTGATGGGGTCCGGCCACGAGGCGCTCGACGAACTGCATCCGCAATCGCACCAGGGCATTTGCGGCGACGCGATTGCGACGATCGAGGGCATCAGCCGCGAGGCGCTCGACGCGCTCGCGCTGGTCAGCCAGCAGCGCGCCGACAAGGCGATCAAGGAAGGCCGCTTCGCCAAGTCGGTCGTGCCCGTGCTCAACCCCGACGGCAGCGTCGCGCTCGACCGTGAAGAGTTCCCGCGCCCCGAAACCACTGCCGAGGGTCTCGCGGCGCTCAAGCCGAGCTTCGCCGGTCTCGCCGATTTCGACATGGGCGGCGGCTTCACCTTCAGGAAGCAGATCAACCGCCGCTATCCCGACCTCGAAATCCAGCATTTCCACCATGCGGGCAACTCCTCGGGCGTCGTCGACGGGGCGGCGGCGATCCTGCTGACGTCGAAGGACTATGCCGAGAAGAACGGCCTGAAACCGCGCGCACGCGTCGTCGCCTATGCCAATATCGGCGACGATCCGACGTTGATGCTCAACGCCCCGGTTCCGGCGGCCAAGAAGGTGCTCGAGAAGGCGGGGCTCAAGAAGGAAGACATCGACGTCTGGGAAATCAACGAGGCCTTCTCGGTCGTCGCCGAGAAATTCATCCGCGACCTCGATTTGCCCCGCGAAAAGGTGAACATCAACGGCGGCGCGATGGCGCTCGGCCATCCGATCGGCGCGACGGGCTCGATCCTGATCGGCACCGCGCTCGACGAGCTCGAACGCTCGGGCGGCCGCTATGGTCTCGTCACCATGTGCGCCGCCGGCGGCATGGCGCCCGCGATCATCATCGAACGCATCTGA
- a CDS encoding SDR family NAD(P)-dependent oxidoreductase, with amino-acid sequence MKIDSSIAAVVTGGASGLGRATAEALAAAGVKVAIFDINDPLGEEVAQSIGGLFVHVDITDEQSVLDGFAKARAAHGQERVAVHCAMTSRRGKTLAYDKETGTFRRTPTEDYAYGVEGILTASYRIGSIAAEGMATLPEIEDGERGAIIFTASVAAQDAQIGQVIYGSAKAGVNGLVLPMARDLMDLGIRVNSIMPGVFGTPLLGNMNPKVKESLEASVPFPKRLGKAEEYASLAMEMVRNTYFNGQAVRLDGAIRMAPR; translated from the coding sequence ATGAAAATCGATTCCTCCATCGCCGCTGTCGTCACCGGCGGCGCGTCCGGCCTCGGCCGCGCGACCGCCGAGGCGCTCGCCGCCGCGGGGGTGAAGGTCGCCATCTTCGACATCAACGACCCGCTCGGCGAAGAGGTCGCGCAATCGATCGGCGGACTGTTCGTCCATGTCGACATCACCGACGAGCAATCGGTCCTCGACGGCTTCGCCAAGGCGCGCGCAGCGCACGGGCAGGAACGCGTCGCCGTCCACTGCGCGATGACCTCGCGTCGCGGCAAGACGCTGGCTTATGACAAGGAAACGGGCACGTTCCGGCGCACCCCGACCGAAGATTATGCCTATGGCGTGGAGGGCATATTGACCGCGAGCTACCGCATCGGCTCGATCGCCGCCGAAGGCATGGCGACCCTGCCCGAGATAGAGGACGGCGAGCGCGGCGCGATCATCTTCACCGCCTCGGTCGCGGCGCAGGACGCGCAGATCGGCCAGGTGATTTACGGTTCGGCCAAGGCGGGGGTGAACGGCCTCGTCCTGCCGATGGCCCGCGACCTGATGGACCTCGGCATCCGCGTCAATTCGATCATGCCCGGCGTGTTCGGTACGCCCCTGCTCGGCAACATGAACCCGAAGGTGAAGGAGAGCCTCGAAGCCTCGGTCCCCTTCCCCAAGCGGCTCGGCAAGGCCGAGGAATATGCGAGCCTCGCGATGGAGATGGTCCGCAACACCTATTTCAACGGCCAGGCCGTCCGCCTCGACGGCGCGATCCGCATGGCTCCCCGTTAA